Proteins co-encoded in one Metabacillus sp. KUDC1714 genomic window:
- a CDS encoding hemolysin family protein produces the protein MATINLFLLALLIAFTAFFVATEFAIVKVRTSRIDQLIAEGKKGAVSAKRVVSHLDEYLSACQLGITVTALGIGWLGEPTFEELLHPIFEYFHLNESIASILSFGIAFAIVTFLHVVVGELAPKTVAIQKAEALTLYLSVPIIWFYRIMYPFIWLLNGSARLLVGIFGLKPASEHDLAHSEEELRILLSESYKSGEINQTELKYVNNIFEFDERIAKEIMVPRTEMVSISIDDSLDEILNIVREENYTRYPVDDGDKDNILGFVNMKELLTDKVMNQDRVKELKLSAYINPVISVIETIAIHDLLVKMQKERTHIAILIDEYGGTSGLVTVEDILEEIVGEIRDEFDEDEIPEIRKLKENHFILDGKVLIGDVNNLLGTNLSDKEIDTIGGWFLTENIDAKAGTEVEKEGFIFKVSNIDGHHIQYLEVQKV, from the coding sequence TTGGCCACGATAAACTTATTTTTACTTGCTTTATTAATAGCTTTCACTGCATTTTTTGTAGCAACAGAATTTGCTATTGTGAAAGTACGTACGTCTAGAATTGATCAACTTATTGCTGAAGGGAAAAAAGGTGCAGTTTCTGCTAAAAGGGTAGTATCTCATTTAGATGAGTATTTATCAGCCTGTCAATTAGGGATCACTGTAACTGCTTTAGGAATTGGTTGGTTAGGAGAACCTACGTTTGAAGAGCTGTTACATCCTATTTTTGAATACTTTCATTTGAATGAATCAATTGCAAGCATTTTATCATTTGGAATAGCCTTTGCGATCGTAACATTTTTGCATGTAGTAGTTGGTGAGCTAGCTCCTAAAACGGTTGCTATTCAAAAGGCTGAGGCTCTAACCTTGTATTTATCTGTTCCAATTATTTGGTTTTACAGAATTATGTATCCTTTTATTTGGTTGCTTAATGGTTCGGCTCGTTTGCTTGTTGGGATCTTTGGATTAAAGCCTGCCTCAGAGCATGATTTAGCTCATTCAGAGGAAGAGCTTCGTATCTTATTATCAGAAAGCTACAAGAGTGGAGAAATTAATCAGACAGAGTTAAAGTATGTAAACAACATTTTTGAATTTGATGAGAGAATTGCGAAAGAAATAATGGTTCCTCGTACTGAAATGGTGAGTATATCGATTGATGATTCTCTTGATGAAATATTGAATATTGTAAGAGAAGAAAACTATACAAGATACCCAGTAGATGATGGAGATAAAGATAACATACTTGGTTTTGTGAATATGAAGGAATTGTTAACTGACAAGGTTATGAATCAAGATCGTGTAAAAGAGTTAAAGCTATCAGCCTATATAAATCCAGTTATCAGTGTTATTGAGACGATAGCCATTCACGATTTATTAGTTAAAATGCAAAAAGAACGTACTCACATTGCTATTTTAATTGATGAATATGGAGGTACTTCTGGCTTAGTTACTGTTGAAGATATTTTAGAGGAAATTGTTGGAGAAATTAGAGATGAATTCGATGAAGATGAAATACCTGAAATTCGTAAATTGAAGGAAAATCATTTTATTTTAGATGGAAAAGTTTTAATTGGAGATGTAAACAATCTACTAGGAACAAACTTATCGGATAAAGAAATTGACACAATTGGCGGTTGGTTCTTGACTGAAAATATCGATGCTAAAGCTGGAACGGAAGTCGAAAAGGAAGGTTTTATATTCAAAGTTAGTAATATTGATGGACACCATATTCAATATTTAGAAGTTCAAAAAGTGTAA
- a CDS encoding AAA family ATPase: protein MSMFNQQYIRGIKLKKDEVPSFNIYPFTLPSIKSLNELSLHPNVTFIIGENGMGKSTLLEAIAISIGFNPEGGSLNFNFTTYDSHSNLENYLSITKGVTKPKDGFFLRAESFYNVASNIEELDNDPESDGPRIIDSFGGVSLHEQSHGEAFFATFTNRFRGNGIYILDEPEAALSPLRQLSMLTRINDLVNENSQFIIATHSPIIMSYPKAKILELTESGINESRLEDTNHYSIMKQFFDDRERLIHHLLKE from the coding sequence ATGAGTATGTTTAATCAGCAATATATTAGAGGTATAAAACTCAAAAAAGACGAGGTTCCTTCATTCAATATCTATCCTTTTACTTTACCTAGCATTAAGTCCTTAAATGAACTATCCCTTCACCCTAACGTAACCTTTATTATTGGTGAAAACGGTATGGGTAAATCTACATTATTAGAGGCTATCGCGATTTCAATTGGGTTTAATCCAGAGGGAGGATCTTTGAACTTCAATTTCACAACATATGATTCTCATTCAAACCTCGAAAATTACCTCAGTATAACGAAAGGGGTAACGAAGCCAAAAGATGGCTTTTTCCTTCGTGCGGAAAGCTTTTACAATGTTGCTTCAAATATTGAAGAATTAGACAATGACCCAGAATCGGACGGACCGCGTATTATTGACTCCTTCGGTGGAGTATCACTTCACGAGCAATCACATGGGGAAGCCTTCTTCGCAACTTTTACAAACCGTTTTCGGGGTAACGGTATCTATATTTTAGATGAACCAGAGGCAGCCCTTTCGCCATTAAGACAATTATCCATGTTAACAAGGATTAATGATTTGGTGAATGAAAACTCACAATTTATAATTGCTACACACTCGCCAATTATTATGTCCTATCCTAAAGCGAAAATTTTAGAACTAACAGAATCAGGTATCAATGAATCAAGGCTCGAGGATACAAATCATTATTCGATTATGAAGCAATTTTTTGATGATAGAGAGCGATTAATCCATCATTTACTAAAGGAATAA
- the gatB gene encoding Asp-tRNA(Asn)/Glu-tRNA(Gln) amidotransferase subunit GatB, translating into MNYETVIGLEVHVELKTESKIFSSAPNHFGAEPNTNTTVVELGYPGVLPVLNKKVVDFAMKACMALNCEVATETKFDRKNYFYPDNPKAYQISQFDKPIGENGWIDIEVNGETKRIGITRIHMEEDAGKLIHSGDGYSLVDLNRQGTPLIEIVSEPDIRTPEEAYAYLEKLKAIIQYTEVSDCKMEEGSLRCDANISLRPVGQEEFGTKTELKNLNSFAFVQKGLEYEEKRQEKVLRSGGVIDQETRRYDEATKKTILMRVKEGSDDYRYFPEPDLVELYIDEEWKERIRASIPELPDDRRKRYIDELGLPEYDAQVLTMTKEMSDFFEQTLEAGAEAKQASNWIMGEVSAYLNAEGKELKDVALTAEGLAGMIKLIENGTISSKIAKQVFKELIENGGDAEKIVKEKGLVQISDDETLRKFVTDALDANPQSVDDFKNGKQKAIGFLVGQIMKATKGQANPPMVNKLLMEEIQKR; encoded by the coding sequence ATGAATTATGAAACGGTTATCGGACTAGAAGTCCATGTTGAGTTAAAAACAGAATCAAAAATCTTTTCAAGTGCACCAAACCATTTCGGAGCGGAACCTAATACAAATACAACTGTTGTCGAATTAGGTTATCCTGGTGTTTTACCAGTATTGAATAAGAAGGTTGTCGACTTCGCTATGAAAGCATGTATGGCACTAAATTGTGAAGTTGCCACTGAAACAAAGTTTGATCGTAAAAATTACTTTTATCCGGATAATCCAAAGGCATACCAAATTTCTCAATTTGATAAGCCGATTGGTGAAAACGGATGGATTGATATTGAAGTAAACGGTGAAACGAAAAGAATCGGGATTACACGTATTCATATGGAAGAGGATGCTGGTAAGCTAATCCACTCTGGTGACGGCTACTCATTAGTTGACCTCAACCGTCAAGGTACACCACTTATTGAAATCGTATCTGAACCAGATATTCGTACACCTGAAGAAGCATATGCTTATTTAGAAAAACTAAAAGCTATTATTCAATATACAGAGGTTTCTGACTGTAAAATGGAAGAAGGCTCACTCCGCTGTGATGCTAATATTTCACTTCGTCCAGTAGGGCAAGAAGAATTTGGTACGAAAACAGAGCTGAAAAACTTAAACTCATTTGCATTTGTACAAAAAGGTTTAGAATATGAAGAAAAACGTCAAGAAAAGGTTCTCCGCTCAGGTGGTGTGATTGACCAAGAGACGCGTCGCTATGATGAGGCCACAAAAAAGACGATCTTAATGCGTGTAAAAGAAGGTTCTGACGATTATCGTTATTTCCCTGAACCAGATCTTGTTGAGCTTTATATTGATGAAGAATGGAAGGAACGAATTCGCGCGTCCATTCCCGAGCTTCCAGACGATCGTCGTAAACGTTATATTGATGAGCTCGGTTTACCTGAATATGATGCACAAGTATTGACGATGACAAAGGAAATGTCCGACTTCTTCGAACAAACTCTAGAGGCTGGGGCGGAAGCAAAGCAGGCTTCTAACTGGATCATGGGTGAAGTATCAGCATACTTAAATGCTGAAGGTAAAGAGCTGAAGGATGTGGCTCTTACAGCAGAAGGATTAGCTGGTATGATCAAACTCATCGAAAACGGAACCATTTCTTCTAAAATTGCAAAGCAGGTTTTCAAGGAGCTTATTGAAAATGGCGGAGACGCTGAAAAAATCGTAAAAGAAAAAGGCCTCGTTCAAATTTCTGATGATGAAACACTTCGTAAATTTGTTACAGACGCTTTAGATGCAAATCCACAATCTGTCGACGATTTTAAAAATGGCAAGCAAAAGGCTATTGGTTTCTTAGTTGGTCAAATTATGAAAGCGACAAAAGGACAAGCCAATCCACCAATGGTTAATAAGTTGTTGATGGAAGAAATTCAAAAACGTTAA
- a CDS encoding AI-2E family transporter, translating into MENSRHPKAEIFKKLILNNRFVLFLMILLLIGINILIFREVSFIFTPLEVLFKTVLLPIMMATVLYYLLNPIVNYLEKLKVKRVYSILLLYLIIIGLISILIVSVIPFLREQIMSLVHSFPQYTKDVEELIEQIVGSQFVNEAQKTLNINVPDLANNISNQVSKIVNNTWMGIGVFVGAVKDFILALIIMPFILFYLLKDGKKLPKYILSLLPVSFRSQTFDVMKEINNSISLYIRGQIIVSFCIGFLLFIGFLIIGLEYASLLALIAAFTSIVPYLGPAIAITPALIIAIVTSPIMLLKLIIVWTVVQLIEGKFISPQIMGRNLHIHPITIIFVILTAGNLFGVIGIILAVPGYAVLKVIITHLFEELKTRSELYND; encoded by the coding sequence ATGGAAAATTCACGTCATCCAAAAGCTGAGATATTTAAAAAGCTAATATTAAATAATCGTTTTGTGCTTTTTTTAATGATTTTATTATTAATTGGAATAAATATATTAATCTTTAGAGAGGTCTCGTTTATCTTTACACCATTAGAAGTTCTGTTTAAAACAGTGCTTTTACCTATTATGATGGCAACAGTGCTTTATTATTTGTTAAATCCAATTGTTAACTATCTTGAAAAATTAAAAGTTAAAAGGGTCTATTCAATCCTTTTGTTATATCTCATTATTATTGGCTTAATCAGCATTTTAATTGTATCTGTTATCCCTTTTTTACGAGAGCAAATTATGAGTTTAGTTCATAGCTTTCCACAATATACGAAAGATGTAGAGGAATTGATAGAACAGATTGTTGGAAGTCAGTTTGTTAATGAGGCCCAAAAAACATTAAATATTAATGTACCTGATCTAGCAAATAATATTTCTAATCAGGTTTCAAAAATTGTAAACAATACATGGATGGGAATTGGAGTTTTTGTAGGAGCAGTCAAGGACTTCATCTTAGCATTAATTATCATGCCATTCATTTTGTTTTATTTATTAAAAGACGGAAAAAAACTGCCTAAATATATTTTAAGTTTATTGCCAGTGTCATTTCGTAGCCAGACATTTGATGTTATGAAGGAAATCAATAATAGTATTAGCCTTTATATTAGGGGACAAATTATCGTCAGTTTTTGTATCGGGTTTTTATTATTTATCGGTTTTTTAATTATAGGTCTTGAGTATGCTTCCTTGTTAGCTCTCATAGCAGCTTTTACAAGTATTGTCCCTTATTTAGGACCTGCAATTGCGATTACTCCAGCATTAATTATCGCGATTGTTACTTCACCGATCATGCTACTAAAACTAATTATTGTTTGGACAGTTGTCCAACTAATAGAGGGGAAATTTATTTCTCCACAAATTATGGGGAGAAATCTTCATATCCATCCAATTACGATTATCTTTGTTATCCTAACAGCAGGAAATCTATTTGGGGTAATCGGGATTATTTTGGCGGTCCCAGGATATGCCGTTTTAAAGGTTATTATTACCCATTTGTTTGAGGAGTTAAAAACTAGAAGTGAATTATATAATGATTAA
- a CDS encoding diacylglycerol kinase, translated as MKKARIIYNPTSGRELFKKHLPEVLQKFEQAGYETSCHATTCEGDAIQAAKVAGERGFDLIVAAGGDGTINEVVNGIAELVERPQLAVIPVGTTNDFARAIGIPLNNVIQAVEVILNGEPQKIDIGRVNDHYFINIAGGGRLTELTYEVPSKLKTMVGQLAYYLKGMEMLPSIRPSEVEIEYDGKLFQGEIMLFLVSLTNSVGGFEKLAPDSKLNDGMFDLLILKKANLAEFIRVASLALRGEHINDEHIIYTKANRVKVTNNDKMQLNLDGEYGGLLPGEFVNLYQHIDVMMSSDKARQMEE; from the coding sequence ATGAAAAAGGCAAGAATTATCTATAATCCAACTTCAGGTAGGGAGCTTTTTAAAAAGCATTTACCAGAGGTATTGCAAAAATTTGAACAAGCTGGGTATGAAACGTCATGCCATGCAACAACTTGTGAAGGAGATGCAATTCAAGCTGCTAAGGTTGCTGGTGAGCGGGGCTTCGATTTGATCGTAGCAGCAGGTGGAGATGGGACAATTAATGAGGTAGTTAATGGAATAGCTGAGCTTGTAGAAAGGCCACAACTTGCAGTCATTCCAGTTGGAACAACTAATGACTTTGCAAGAGCGATTGGGATTCCATTAAACAATGTTATTCAGGCAGTTGAGGTGATATTAAATGGTGAGCCTCAAAAAATTGATATCGGTCGTGTAAACGATCATTATTTTATAAATATTGCAGGTGGAGGTCGTTTAACTGAGCTTACATATGAAGTGCCTAGTAAGCTAAAAACAATGGTCGGGCAGCTTGCTTATTATTTAAAAGGAATGGAAATGCTACCGTCTATCCGTCCTTCTGAAGTGGAAATTGAATATGATGGTAAGCTTTTTCAGGGTGAAATTATGCTATTCCTAGTGTCACTAACGAATTCAGTTGGCGGCTTTGAAAAGCTAGCTCCAGATTCCAAGTTAAATGATGGAATGTTTGATTTATTAATCTTGAAAAAAGCGAACTTGGCAGAATTTATCCGTGTCGCTAGTTTGGCTTTAAGAGGCGAACATATAAATGATGAGCACATTATTTATACAAAAGCGAATCGGGTAAAGGTTACAAATAATGATAAAATGCAGTTGAACTTAGATGGTGAATACGGTGGCCTGCTTCCAGGAGAATTTGTTAACCTCTATCAGCATATTGATGTGATGATGTCATCTGACAAAGCTAGACAAATGGAGGAATAG
- a CDS encoding inorganic phosphate transporter: protein MDTLLLLTILVVICALAFDFINGFHDTANAIATSVSTRALSPRKAIILAAVMNFVGALTFTGVAKTITKDIVDPFALDNGSVVILAALIAAIAWNLITWYYGIPSSSSHALIGSIAGAAISAAGFGILNWNGFIKILQALLISPFLALAFGFVMMSLFAVLFRRTNLYKSNKGFRLFQIGTAALQSFTHGTNDAQKAMGIITMALIAANYQTSSDIPMWVRLSAATAMGIGTSIGGWKIIKTVGGKIMKIRPVNGAAADLASALIIFGATTIHLPVSTTHVISSAIMGVGSAQRVKGVKWGVARKIVITWVITLPISAILAGITYQILNLFF from the coding sequence ATGGATACACTTCTATTACTAACAATCTTAGTTGTTATTTGTGCGTTAGCATTTGATTTTATCAATGGGTTTCACGATACAGCAAATGCTATTGCAACTTCTGTGTCTACACGTGCTCTGTCACCAAGAAAAGCGATTATTTTGGCTGCTGTAATGAACTTTGTCGGTGCTTTAACTTTTACCGGTGTAGCTAAAACGATAACAAAGGATATTGTGGATCCTTTTGCACTTGATAATGGTTCAGTTGTCATTTTAGCGGCTCTTATTGCCGCGATCGCTTGGAATCTTATCACATGGTATTATGGTATACCGAGTAGCTCCTCCCATGCGTTAATTGGTTCTATAGCAGGTGCAGCTATTTCAGCAGCAGGTTTTGGTATCCTGAATTGGAATGGATTTATCAAAATCCTTCAGGCGCTACTTATTTCACCATTTTTAGCTCTAGCTTTTGGATTTGTCATGATGAGTCTGTTTGCTGTTCTATTCAGAAGAACGAATTTATACAAATCTAATAAAGGTTTTAGGTTATTTCAAATTGGGACAGCTGCTCTACAATCATTTACACACGGAACAAATGATGCTCAAAAGGCAATGGGGATTATTACAATGGCGCTTATTGCTGCTAATTACCAAACATCTTCAGATATTCCGATGTGGGTTCGTCTTTCAGCTGCGACTGCAATGGGAATTGGTACGTCCATCGGTGGATGGAAAATCATTAAGACAGTTGGCGGTAAAATTATGAAAATCCGTCCGGTAAATGGAGCGGCCGCTGATCTAGCTTCAGCACTAATTATTTTCGGGGCAACTACTATTCACCTCCCAGTTAGTACAACTCATGTTATCTCTTCTGCTATTATGGGGGTTGGTTCTGCTCAACGTGTAAAAGGCGTAAAATGGGGAGTAGCTCGAAAAATTGTTATAACATGGGTAATCACTTTACCAATTTCAGCTATTTTAGCAGGAATAACTTATCAAATATTAAATTTATTTTTTTAA
- a CDS encoding tyrosine-type recombinase/integrase, with amino-acid sequence MKTVEAIKDEQQILSIKSYLECRSPRDYCLFMLGINTGIRIHDLLHLHVKDFMTETGEYYHYLQSSVHTNPPVYLNLQVRNALKSCILDGSLDFNDYLFKSRKSNDPITRQQAYRIINEAAKQARINESIGTHTLRKTFGYHAYRKGIAISLIQKRLQHSTPSETRQYIGVTTQSAVQIKLDVNL; translated from the coding sequence ATGAAAACTGTAGAAGCAATTAAAGATGAACAACAAATTCTTTCTATTAAGTCATATTTAGAGTGTCGCTCACCCCGTGATTACTGTTTGTTTATGCTCGGCATAAATACAGGTATTCGAATCCATGATTTATTACATTTGCACGTAAAAGATTTTATGACCGAAACTGGTGAATACTATCATTACCTCCAATCGTCGGTACACACAAATCCTCCGGTATACCTTAACTTACAAGTTCGTAACGCATTAAAATCCTGTATTTTAGATGGGTCACTAGATTTTAACGATTACCTTTTTAAATCTAGAAAATCCAACGATCCAATTACCCGCCAGCAAGCCTATCGAATTATTAATGAGGCCGCTAAACAAGCAAGAATTAACGAATCAATTGGGACACACACGCTTCGCAAAACATTCGGATACCATGCCTATCGAAAGGGAATTGCAATCTCTCTCATTCAAAAAAGACTCCAGCACTCCACCCCATCGGAAACACGACAATATATAGGAGTGACAACCCAATCCGCAGTACAAATCAAGCTTGACGTAAATCTATAG
- a CDS encoding DUF47 domain-containing protein translates to MVFGSKKDVFFEKILTVAKNVEESAKYLIDLKVKNVSDLKEIASVMKNYESKGDTYIHELIVDLNKTFITPIEREDILQLAMKMDDILDGLEQCVAYYEMFSFTEFDEHIDKFVAYIYDSTIEVTKAMELLSNKKLLDMRAHAIKIKDIESKSDELLRVSIKNLFATQKDPIKIMQHKEIYEMLEKVTDSCQDVANTIETIIMRNA, encoded by the coding sequence ATGGTGTTTGGATCAAAAAAAGATGTGTTTTTTGAGAAGATTTTAACGGTTGCTAAAAATGTAGAAGAATCTGCAAAATATTTAATTGATCTAAAAGTAAAAAATGTTAGTGATCTAAAAGAAATAGCATCAGTAATGAAAAACTATGAGAGTAAAGGCGATACTTACATACATGAGTTGATTGTTGATTTAAATAAGACCTTTATTACACCAATTGAACGCGAAGATATTTTACAGTTAGCAATGAAAATGGACGATATATTAGATGGCTTAGAGCAATGTGTAGCCTATTATGAAATGTTCTCTTTTACAGAATTTGATGAGCACATCGATAAATTTGTAGCTTATATTTATGATAGTACTATCGAAGTTACTAAAGCGATGGAATTATTATCAAACAAGAAATTGCTTGATATGAGAGCACATGCAATCAAAATTAAGGATATCGAATCAAAAAGTGATGAGCTTTTAAGGGTATCAATTAAAAACTTATTTGCTACACAAAAAGATCCTATTAAAATCATGCAACATAAGGAAATATATGAAATGCTTGAGAAAGTTACAGATAGCTGCCAAGATGTAGCGAATACAATCGAAACTATTATCATGCGTAACGCATAA
- a CDS encoding potassium/proton antiporter codes for MFADILHTDTFILLTAILLIAGVLTTKFSARLGVPALVLFMMVGMVMGSDVLGIIYFDNASTAQMIGVFALVVILFEGGLQTKWKTLRPVIIPSLSLATVGVLLTSGIVAVAAKLILDLGWLEAILFGAIVGSTDAAAVFAVLKGQNINERIGTTLEAESGSNDPMAVFLTVAMIEMITIPETSIITMIGSFFVQMGLGVLFGFIAGKLAVKALNKINLDSSGLYPIFAIAFALLTYGITAFMNGSGLLAVYVLAIIIGNAEIAYRHSIFRFSEGFAWMMQISMFVILGLLVFPSDLFTWDIIFKGILISAILMLIARPVAVYVSTIKMKFTNKELVFLSWAGLKGAVPIVLATFPLLADIEGSQLIFNVVFFVVLTSCLIQGATVTNLADKLGLTGPKKATPMHSLELVSLGKVNTEMIEYEIDSDSNLVGKTLLDIPFPDGTLVNAIIRNDQLITPTGNTRIKLGDFLYILASKSSKPKLKQILQEKQDQIDEETSNSYQSV; via the coding sequence ATGTTTGCTGATATTTTACACACAGACACATTTATTTTACTAACAGCCATTCTATTAATAGCAGGAGTGTTAACAACAAAATTTTCCGCAAGGCTAGGCGTACCTGCCCTTGTCTTATTTATGATGGTTGGTATGGTAATGGGAAGCGACGTATTAGGTATTATTTATTTTGATAATGCAAGTACTGCCCAAATGATTGGTGTCTTTGCACTTGTTGTTATTCTATTTGAAGGTGGACTTCAAACAAAATGGAAAACTCTTCGCCCTGTCATAATTCCCTCCCTTTCCCTTGCAACAGTTGGTGTTCTTTTAACATCTGGTATTGTTGCCGTCGCAGCAAAGCTTATTCTTGATCTAGGCTGGCTTGAAGCAATTTTGTTTGGAGCCATTGTTGGTTCGACAGATGCTGCAGCGGTATTTGCTGTGTTAAAAGGACAAAATATTAATGAACGAATTGGTACGACATTAGAGGCTGAATCAGGGTCAAACGATCCTATGGCCGTATTTTTAACAGTTGCTATGATTGAAATGATTACTATTCCTGAAACTAGCATCATAACGATGATCGGTTCGTTCTTTGTCCAAATGGGTCTTGGTGTATTATTTGGTTTTATCGCAGGTAAATTAGCAGTTAAAGCATTAAATAAGATAAACCTTGATTCTAGTGGTCTTTATCCCATTTTCGCCATCGCCTTTGCCTTACTCACATACGGAATTACAGCTTTCATGAACGGAAGCGGACTTCTTGCAGTGTATGTATTAGCTATCATTATTGGAAATGCAGAAATTGCTTATAGACATTCAATTTTCCGCTTTTCAGAGGGCTTTGCATGGATGATGCAAATTTCAATGTTTGTTATATTGGGACTTCTCGTCTTCCCATCTGACCTATTCACTTGGGATATTATCTTTAAGGGCATCTTAATTTCAGCGATTCTTATGCTTATAGCTAGACCAGTCGCCGTCTATGTGTCAACGATAAAGATGAAGTTTACAAATAAAGAATTAGTCTTTCTTTCATGGGCAGGTTTAAAAGGAGCAGTACCAATTGTACTTGCGACTTTCCCATTATTAGCAGATATTGAAGGTAGCCAACTCATTTTTAATGTTGTATTTTTCGTCGTTCTTACTAGCTGTTTAATACAAGGAGCAACCGTTACGAACTTAGCTGACAAACTAGGATTAACTGGTCCTAAAAAGGCTACGCCCATGCATTCACTTGAGCTTGTATCTCTTGGAAAAGTAAATACAGAAATGATTGAATATGAAATTGATTCAGACTCAAACTTAGTAGGTAAAACACTTCTTGATATTCCATTCCCAGATGGTACGTTAGTTAACGCAATCATTCGAAATGATCAACTCATTACCCCAACCGGAAACACAAGGATTAAATTAGGAGATTTTCTCTATATCCTTGCATCCAAGAGCAGTAAACCAAAGTTAAAACAAATTCTTCAAGAGAAACAAGATCAAATAGATGAGGAAACTAGTAATTCCTATCAATCTGTATAA
- a CDS encoding MerR family transcriptional regulator yields MGELAGITNVTKRTIDYYTTIGLLKAERSASNYRYYDQSAIERLHYIEKCKAEGMSLDKIKKEMLEKDAEEIDVHELRLRIRGLENDVSEILTHLDRNDPKSQEEMKKQISHESLSLIQTLLLLIN; encoded by the coding sequence ATCGGTGAATTAGCTGGAATTACTAACGTGACGAAAAGAACAATTGACTATTATACAACAATAGGTTTGTTGAAGGCAGAACGTTCTGCTTCGAATTATCGGTACTATGATCAATCCGCTATAGAGCGTCTACACTATATTGAAAAGTGCAAAGCAGAGGGAATGTCTTTAGACAAAATAAAAAAAGAAATGTTAGAGAAAGATGCGGAGGAAATAGATGTTCACGAATTAAGATTGAGAATTAGAGGGCTAGAGAATGATGTATCTGAAATTCTTACCCATCTCGATAGGAATGATCCAAAAAGTCAGGAAGAGATGAAAAAGCAAATATCTCATGAAAGCCTTTCGTTAATACAAACATTGCTACTATTAATCAATTAA